A single region of the Triticum dicoccoides isolate Atlit2015 ecotype Zavitan chromosome 2B, WEW_v2.0, whole genome shotgun sequence genome encodes:
- the LOC119362908 gene encoding 50S ribosomal protein L7/L12-like: MPLFSSKFAPLIHRLRRLSTAAATAGGEDPKLSRIADELLALSSAELDDYSALMRLKLRLSLTSNPAAGLGPGAAGDAASGSAGAEEAAAVKTAFDVKIEKYDAAAKIKIIKEVRAMTDLGLKEAKELVEKAPVVVRAGLPKEEAEALAAKLKAAGAAVALE; the protein is encoded by the coding sequence ATGCCACTCTTCTCCTCCAAATTCGCACCGCTgatccaccgcctccgccgcctctcCACGGCGGCGGCGACCGCCGGCGGCGAGGACCCGAAGCTGTCGCGCATAGCGGACGAGCTCCTGGCGCTCTCCTCGGCCGAGCTGGATGACTACTCGGCCCTCATGCGCCTCAAGCTACGCCTCTCGCTCACCTCCAACCCAGCTGCCGGATTAGGTCCTGGCGCGGCCGGGGACGCGGCCTCCGGGTCGGCGGGGGCCGAGGAGGCCGCGGCGGTGAAGACGGCGTTCGACGTCAAGATCGAGAAGTACGACGCGGCGGCCAAGATCAAGATCATCAAGGAGGTGCGCGCGATGACGGACCTGGGGCTCAAGGAGGCCAAGGAGCTGGTGGAGAAGGCGCCGGTCGTGGTGCGCGCGGGCCTGCCCAAGGAGGAGGCCGAGGCGCTCGCCGCCAAGCTCAAGGCCGCCGGAGCTGCCGTTGCGCTCGAGTGA
- the LOC119362907 gene encoding uncharacterized protein LOC119362907, with protein MSTYPVLNDQPIDQWNFTELKDELSRRNLPTDGLKDDLVKRLFEELQGDIFGGDGPVGGSPPDDDLKEDEAPGSADASVCQAAVEQNVDEGPSQVATLEGYPVGSVTEASEESADATTEVIQDAVVSTEEVSQTTLVAEASEKNADATTEVIQDAVVSTEEVSQTTLVAEVSEKSADATTEVSQDAVVSTEEVSQTTLVAEASEKSADATTEVSQDAVVSNEEVSQTTLVAAIEVSDAPLVDMAKADEISPSGAVAANGDHLESAPSGSNVVKEASPQADRHSEIIAEKTPEEGTIKKVIANYLPCDVASTDVKLDATSAKDKLDADIVEQDAVSSLPDASASHVDPLDVDAVAAAPGQNAETLIPVIDLSDNALMNGKDLEDSGRTNSTCKPTVAGTKDQVTEANPVPGSQIKCVLIPHDNISTNVKGDLNADNSDLQIEVKRDMVKPPCNIPSIGDDLQALDDDKELSKNGTPLQEIESKTNMILDKKEDSPDGAFPEKLNLDRSSMEEDVMESKHVDTIIRSDDLGGKTAVTSDHEEVKEVILFNTVANDSSVETMDIVHEEKLVTSSEKRKLGDQEVAADDPIKRQRHVDTPKILKQQTSKLSSSDSPKVVVRPALKHSVGRSDSTASGGSHKEQIVPLPQKPATTSLRVDRFVRPFTLKAVQELLGRTGSVCSFWMDDIKTHCYVTYSSVDEAVATRNAVYNLQWPLNNGSYLAAEFVDPLEVKLKIEHPPPPPPPTTLSKDTTPNAVAFQQAEANQTMLPHGAGTAWGLSPTPQPHTKSYPTSNPRPEREVLPPPPKQPETTIKTLDDLFRRTQASPMIYYLPLSEEEVSAKLAARRRRNWRR; from the exons atgtcgacGTATCCTGTGCTGAATGATCAGCCAATTGATCAGTGGAACTTCACGGAACTGAAGGATGAGCTCTCTAGGAGGAACTTACCTACCGATGGCTTGAAGGATGATCTTGTGAAAAGGCTCTTTGAGGAACTTCAGGGTGATATATTTGGTGGAGACGGGCCAGTTGGTGGATCTCCTCCCGATGATGATCTCAAAGAGGACGAAGCCCCTGGTTCGGCTGATGCATCTGTTTGCCAGGCTGCGGTGGAACAAAATGTTGATGAAGGTCCTTCTCAGGTCGCAACCCTGGAAGGATATCCTGTTGGTTCTGTTACAGAGGCTAGTGAGGAAAGTGCCGATGCTACTACAGAGGTTATTCAGGATGCTGTAGTTAGTACCGAAGAAGTTAGTCAGACAACTCTTGTTGCGGAGGCTAGTGAGAAAAATGCCGATGCTACTACAGAGGTTATTCAGGATGCTGTAGTTAGTACCGAAGAAGTTAGTCAGACAACTCTTGTTGCGGAGGTTAGTGAGAAAAGTGCCGATGCTACTACAGAAGTCAGTCAGGATGCTGTAGTTAGTACCGAAGAAGTTAGTCAGACAACTCTTGTTGCAGAGGCTAGTGAGAAAAGTGCCGATGCTACTACAGAAGTTAGTCAGGATGCTGTAGTTAGTAACGAAGAAGTTAGTCAGACAACTCTTGTTGCTGCTATTGAAGTTAGTGATGCTCCTCTTGTTGATATGGCAAAAGCTGATGAAATTTCTCCAAGTGGCGCAGTGGCAGCCAACGGAGATCACCTAGAATCAGCTCCAAGTGGCAGTAATGTAGTGAAGGAAGCATCTCCACAAGCTGATCGCCATAGTGAGATTATTGCAGAGAAGACTCCAGAAGAAGGCACCATCAAGAAAGTGATTGCTAATTATCTACCATGTGATGTTGCCAGTACTGATGTCAAGTTGGATGCAACTTCTGCTAAAGACAAGTTAGATGCTGATATTGTAGAGCAAGATGCAGTATCATCACTACCTGATGCTAGTGCGTCACATGTTGATCCATTGGATGTTGATGCTGTTGCAGCTGCACCAGGACAAAATGCTGAGACTCTGATTCCTGTGATAGATTTGAGTGATAATGCTTTGATGAATGGCAAGGACCTCGAAGATTCTGGGCGCACAAACAGTACCTGCAAACCAACCGTGGCAGGGACAAAAGACCAGGTAACTGAGGCCAATCCTGTTCCAGGTTCTCAAATCAAGTGTGTTCTGATTCCGCATGACAATATATCAACTAATGTAAAAGGTGACCTGAATGCTGACAATTCTGATTTGCAAATAGAGGTTAAGAGGGATATGGTCAAACCACCATGCAACATTCCCTCCATAGGTGATGATTTGCAGGCATTGGACGATGACAAAGAGTTGTCTAAGAATGGGACCCCGTTGCAAGAAATTGAATCTAAAACCAATATGATCTTGGACAAGAAAGAGGACAGTCCTGATGGCGCTTTTCCTGAAAAACTAAATTTAGACAGGAGCTCGATGGAGGAGGATGTGATGGAAAGTAAGCATGTCGATACCATTATCAGATCTGATGATCTTGGAGGAAAGACTGCGGTTACCTCAGACCATGAAGAGGTAAAAGAGGTGATCCTCTTTAATACTGTTGCCAATGATTCATCTGTGGAGACAATGGATATTGTTCATGAAGAGAAGCTAGTAACTTCATCTGAAAAGAGGAAACTTGGAG ACCAAGAAGTTGCTGCGGATGACCCCATCAAACGTCAGCGCCATGTGGATACTCCCAAAATTCTTAAGCAACAAACATCAAAACTAAGTAGCTCTGATTCTCCAAAGGTTGTGGTTCGGCCTGCTCTAAAACATTCTGTTGGCAGGTCTGATTCAACAGCAAGTGGAGGTTCTCACAAAGAGCAGATAG TGCCACTTCCTCAGAAGCCTGCAACAACTTCCTTGAGAGTTGATCGATTTGTGCGCCCATTTACTTTGAAAGCTGTGCAAGAGCTTCTTGGTAGAACTGGATCTGTTTGCAGCTTCTGGATGGATGATATCAAGACCCACTGCTATGTTACA TACTCTTCAGTGGATGAAGCTGTGGCTACCAGGAATGCTGTTTACAACCTCCAATGGCCCCTAAACAATGGCAGTTACTTAGCTGCCGAATTTGTTGATCCACTTGAGGTGAAGCTCAAAATCGAACACCCTCCCCCACCGCCACCGCCTACCACCCTCAGCAAGGATACAACTCCAAATGCAGTAGCCTTCCAACAAGCGGAAGCTAACCAAACCATGCTTCCCCATGGCGCTGGTACCGCATGGGGTCTGTCACCTACTCCACAGCCTCATACAAAGTCATATCCCACATCTAACCCCAGGCCGGAAAGGGAGGTGCTTCCACCTCCTCCAAAGCAACCGGAAACAACTATCAAGACACTTGATGATCTCTTCAGGAGGACACAGGCGTCTCCGATGATCTACTACTTGCCCTTATCGGAGGAGGAGGTGTCAGCCAAGCTCGCAGCACGCCGCAGGCGAAATTGGAGACGGTAG